From Calorimonas adulescens:
CGCCATCCCTGTCTGCAGGTCCTATGTTTACATCCAGATAATTGGCTCCGGCTTCTACCTGTTCTCTCGCTCTATCGATGATGGGCTTTGGGTTCCTTTCTTGCAGCGCTTGTCTTATTGTGGGTGATATTACGTGAATTCGCTCTCCGATTGTGATGAATCTTGCCATACATTTTTCCTCCTGACATGTATATTTTTATGATGCGCTTTCCTGGCGGTATTCTTTTAAGAATGCTGTCAGGGAAGAGGCTTCACGGGGCCCTACTATTACTTTCCAGCCTGGCAGTTCGTCTTCTATATCGGATTTCAATACCGCCACTTTTCCGGGTATTATGAGTTCTCTGGTTTTTAGCTTGCTTTCTGCTTCAAAGTCTTTTATGGCTTTTGCGATGGATTTTGCGTTGAGTTTTCCTGAGGCCCAGGCGGTCAGTACCGAATATCCACCTGCGTCGGGTATCAGTATCCATGATGGTACCTTGGACCTTTCTACCTCTCCGGAAACTATGAAATATGTTAGTGCGAAGTCCACGGTGACCAGAAGAGGTGATTGTTCATCAGCCTGGCCTATCCTGTAAATGCCCTGTTCAATCCTCATGGGCCTTTGAGGATCGGTGTAAATGTTCTGCCTTATGGCAAAGAGGGGCAGCGCCATTGAGTAATCCATGTCGCTGAGTACTATAACTGATGCATATTTTTCAATAAAGAGCGTCGCCATGGCTATTTCCATCATCTTATCTTGTGTCATGTCGCATACAAAAGCTGCAGTGGGATATCCAAAGGTTCTGTCTTTTGAAAGGAGCGCTGTCCTCCTTATGTTTACAGCGTTGTCAAAGGCAGTCTTCAGACTCCTGCCGCCTGCGTCAAGAAGGAGTTCTTTGTAATCGGTATTTTGTATCTTCTGGACCAGGTCATACAGCTTTGCTTGGTTCTCTGCTTTTACCCCTAAAAGAAGGTTGTGTTTTTTTGCTATGCCTACCATGGCTTCATAGTTTTGTTCATTTGCACCGTAAATTATGGGCCCGAGGGCGGCAAATTCTTCTGCGGCCGCTGAAGCTATGTCCGGGTTTTCGGTAATTATCATGGGCACTATTTTTTTGCACTCAGATGTTACTTTTTTAATCAGTGAGATGAATTTTTGTTTGTCCTGCGATGAGCACCTGAATGCTGCTATTTCCACATACATTTCTTCGCTGATTCGAGTATAGTTTACTGTGTTTATGTGATTTATCTTTTTCTCTACATTGTCAGTGCTTTCTGTATCATCGAATATTACCGCAAACCTTGGTTTGTTTACAAAGGTCTTTTCGTGCCTGAAAAGTACAGTTTCTCCTCCCAGAGAATATGTCTTTTCTCCGGCGCCGAAGGTCACGGTCCTCATTGGGGGAGCGGTGGCCTCCGCAAGTTTGTCTTTTGCTTCATCAGACATGTAGGGGCATTTTTCTGCCTGAGTCCCGCCTTGAGCCAGCTTCATGGCAAAGGCAAGACATGTTGGAAAACCACATTCTTTACAGTTTTTCTTGGGAAGTATTTTGTATATTTCCATACCATTTAAGGCCATGTTCAT
This genomic window contains:
- the acsC gene encoding acetyl-CoA decarbonylase/synthase complex subunit gamma produces the protein MALNGMEIYKILPKKNCKECGFPTCLAFAMKLAQGGTQAEKCPYMSDEAKDKLAEATAPPMRTVTFGAGEKTYSLGGETVLFRHEKTFVNKPRFAVIFDDTESTDNVEKKINHINTVNYTRISEEMYVEIAAFRCSSQDKQKFISLIKKVTSECKKIVPMIITENPDIASAAAEEFAALGPIIYGANEQNYEAMVGIAKKHNLLLGVKAENQAKLYDLVQKIQNTDYKELLLDAGGRSLKTAFDNAVNIRRTALLSKDRTFGYPTAAFVCDMTQDKMMEIAMATLFIEKYASVIVLSDMDYSMALPLFAIRQNIYTDPQRPMRIEQGIYRIGQADEQSPLLVTVDFALTYFIVSGEVERSKVPSWILIPDAGGYSVLTAWASGKLNAKSIAKAIKDFEAESKLKTRELIIPGKVAVLKSDIEDELPGWKVIVGPREASSLTAFLKEYRQESAS